One genomic region from Peromyscus eremicus chromosome 20, PerEre_H2_v1, whole genome shotgun sequence encodes:
- the Krt78 gene encoding keratin, type II cytoskeletal 78 — protein sequence MSLSPCRAQRGFSARSACSAFPGARGRAGFSSRSLGSSRRWRGSSCERAWGAGARQGVRFGQGSGGPGLSQCPPGGVRAVTVDQSLLTPLKIEVDPQFQVVKTQETREIRTLNNQFASFIDKVRFLEQQNKVLETKWALLQQLQGSHSPQGLECIFEACLARLRRQLEELQRERGALDSELKTYQDQEDEYKSKYDQEAHKHASVQNDFAVLKKDVDEVFQSKMDLEGRLESLREYVCFLTRLYEEELGQLQTQADDMSVVLSMDNNRCLDFSDIIAEVRARYEEITRTSKAEAEAVFQTKYQELQASAQLQGDSMKEAREQISQLRQAIQRLQSQIASLRTQNGSLQSAIADAEQHGEMALKDAQAKLDELEDALRTAKQDMAQMLREYQELLGTKLSLDVEIATYRRLLESEECRMSKEYISQVTISTAEGSVVVPGGVGGGAGDGQVGTCGLRGWKGGFGSGGCSSIVTGGFDIPQGSGCSPSMGSCSVSGSGFSSGSGSCCRTILKQTVESSRKTSVIY from the exons atgTCTCTCTCCCCATGCCGGGCCCAGAGGGGCTTCAGTGCTCGCTCAGCATGCTCTGCCTTTCCAGGGGCTCGAGGCAGAGCTGGCTTCAGCAGCAGGAGCCTTGGCTCCtccaggagatggagaggaagctcTTGTGAGAGGGCCTGGGGGGCAGGGGCCAGGCAAGGGGTCCGGTTTGGGCAGGGGAGTGGAGGGCCTGGTCTTTCCCAGTGCCCTCCGGGGGGCGTCCGAGCGGTGACTGTGGACCAGAGCCTTCTGACCCCACTCAAGATCGAGGTTGACCCCCAGTTCCAGGTGGTGAAGACGCAGGAGACTCGAGAGATCAGAACCCTCAACAACCAGTTTGCCTCCTTCATTGACAAG GTACGCTTCCTGGAGCAGCAGAATAAGGTCTTGGAGACCAAGTGGGCCCTGCTCCAGCAGCTGCAGGGGAGTCACAGCCCTCAGGGCCTGGAGTGCATCTTCGAAGCCTGCCTGGCCCGGCTCAGGCGGCAGCTGGAGGAGCTGCAGAGAGAGCGAGGGGCCCTGGACTCTGAGCTGAAGACCTATCAGGATCAGGAGGATGAATACAAGTCCAA GTATGACCAGGAAGCTCACAAGCATGCCTCAGTGCAGAATGACTTTGCGGTCCTTAAGAAG GATGTGGATGAGGTTTTCCAGAGCAAGATGGATTTGGAAGGCAGGCTGGAGTCTCTGAGAGAATACGTCTGCTTCTTGACACGTCTGTATGAAGAA GAACTGGGACAGCTGCAGACTCAGGCAGATGACATGTCTGTGGTGCTGTCCATGGATAACAACCGTTGCTTGGACTTCAGTGACATCATCGCTGAGGTCCGCGCCCGGTACGAGGAGATCACTCGGACCAGCAAGGCCGAGGCAGAGGCTGTGTTCCAGACCAAG TACCAGGAACTTCAGGCATCAGCCCAGCTTCAAGGGGACAGCATGAAGGAGGCCCGGGAGCAGATTTCCCAGCTTCGGCAGGCCATTCAGAGGCTGCAGAGTCAGATTGCGAGCCTCAGGACTCAG AACGGCAGTCTGCAATCGGCCATTGCTGATGCTGAGCAGCACGGGGAGATGGCTCTGAAGGATGCTCAGGCCAAGCTGGATGAGCTAGAGGATGCTCTGagaacagccaaacaggacatgGCCCAAATGTTGCGCGAGTACCAGGAACTGCTGGGCACAAAGTTGTCCCTGGATGTGGAGATTGCCACATATCGAAGGCTGCTGGAGAGCGAAGAGTGCAG GATGTCTAAGGAGTACATCAGCCAGGTCACTATCT CCACAGCAGAAGGCAGTGTTGTTGTGCCAGGAGGAGTTGGTGGAG GAGCTGGTGACGGTCAAGTGGGCACTTGTGGACTCagaggctggaaaggtggctttGGGTCTGGAGGCTGCTCTAGCATCGTAACTGGTGGCTTTGATATCCCCCAGGGATCTGGGTGCAGTCCCAGCATGGGTTCCTGCTCTGTGTCTGGCTCTGGCTTCAGTTCTGGTTCTGGCTCCTGCTGCCGCACCATCCTGAAGCAGACAGTGGAATCAAGTCGGAAGACATCTGTCATTTACTGA